The sequence ACACGGATTCCTGTTGTTGAAATTCCTAATAATGGCGCACCTAAAGTGGTTACATTTCCAGAACAAATTGTTTCCTGGGTAAGGTTTGAAACGACTGATGCCAATGGCCCGGAAATCGGTTTATCAGAAATTGAAATCTTTCCTTCTCCAGCCCAGGTCACCGATCCTGTTTCATGGGTCGATCCTTATATTGAATCGGCTCGTGGGCGTTATTTTTTCTTTGTCACGGGCAGCCAGCCCTTCGGTATGATCAGCGCTGCTCCGCTGACCCGTAATAAGAACCAATATGGTGGCGGGTATAATTATAATTCTACCGAGGTGCTGGGTTTTCCCCAGGTGCATTGCTGGATGCTGTCCGGCATAACGCTGATGCCTACCACAGGTGCGCTTGATCCTAATAAAGGTGAACAGTCCTGGAAGTCTGGTTTTTCACATTCGGGTGAAATTGTTCAGCCTGGCTATCACAGGCTTTATCTCGATAAATATGATACCTGGGTGGAACAGACCGCCGGCGACCGGGTGAGTTTTTACCGGTTTACCTATACCAAAGAGGCACTCGCCAATATTTTGGTTAACCTCGGTGGATATGTTTCTACAGCGACCATGACGGATGCTAAAGTTGAAAAAATCAGTAATACCGCCATCGAAGGTTCCGTCAACACTACCGGTAGATTGTGGGGTGGCCCTGAGAATGTGCGCATTTATTTTGCCATTAGTTTTGATAAACCGTTTGAGCACCTGAATGGATGGGATGGCAAACAGGAATTGAAGGATGTAAAAACGGTTACCGGCAGCCCGGAAAAAACAGCGAAGAACAGTGGTTCAATGAGCTACTACGATGCGCCTACAACAGGGGTTTCCGCGCAATACCATGTTAAAGCGGGTGAGGCCATCCAAATGAAAGTGGCAGTTTCCTATACCAGTGTTGAAAATGCAAGGCGTAACCTGGATTCTGAATCCCGGCACTGGAACTTCGACCAGCTTCGCAGTAAATCGCAGGATGAATGGAACGAGATGCTGGGCCGCATTGCGGTAAAGGGCGGGACTGCTAATCAAAAGACGAAATTGTATACAGACCTGTGGCATGTTTTATTGGGCAGGCATAAACTCGATGATGTCTCTGGCGATTACCCGGATAATACGGAAGGCGAAAGGCATGGAAGTTTTACGGCGAATAAATTCAAGATCCGGACTTTACCTAAAGATAATAACGGGAAGCCTGTATTTCACATGTACAATTCGGACGCATTCTGGTTAACACAATGGAACCTGAATATACTTTGGGGACTGGCCTGGCCGGAAGTGCTCGATGATTTTGCCGCCTCATTGGTTCAATACGCCGAGAACGGTAAACTGCTGCCCAGGGGCCCCTGCGGTGGCGGGTATTCTTACATCATGACTGGCTGTCCGGCTACCAACCTGATTACCTCCGCTTTCCAGAAAAATATCCTGACTAAGAAACCTGCCACTAAAGCTTACGAGGTCATGAAATTTAATCATGCGCCAGGCGGTATGATCGGTGACAAACAGGAAATTGAATTTTACATCAGGAACGGCTACTATCCTTCTAATGCGGGCATCACGCTCGAAATTGCTTTCCAGGATTGGGCCTTGGCGCAGATGGCAAAGAAAATGGGATTGAAAAAAGATGCTGCTTATTTCACCCATCGCTCGGAAGGCTGGACCAGTCTTTTTGATCCCGGACAAAAACTGATCTTACCTAAAACAAAAGAGGGCACCTGGTTGCACCAGGATCCTTTGAATGGCCATGGATGGGTGGAAGCGAATGCCTGGCAGGCGACCTGGTCGGTTTCCCAGGGTATAACAAAACTGGCAGACCTGATGGGTGGAAAGGATACACTGTGTAAAATGCTGAACTACGCTTTTGAACAGGCGCGGGACCAGGATTTTGTTTTTGGTTATGGTGCCGGTTACGTGAGTTATGCCAATCAGCCGGGCTGTTCTAATGCGCATGTGTTTAACTATGCCGGGCGCCCGGACCTTACTCAATATTGGGTAAGGCGGGTGAGTGAACAGGCATATGGGGCTGTCACTCCTGATAAAGGATATGGCGGGCATGATGAAGACCAGGGCCAGATGGGCGGTGTCAGTGCATTAACGGCCATTGGATTGTTCAGTCTTACCGGAACCAGCTCTATTGACCCGGTGTATGATATTACCAGTCCTGTTTTTGATGAAGTGGTCATCAGGCTGAACAATAATTATTATCCAGGAATAGAGTTTGTAATTAAAACCTATAATAACTCCCGGGAGAATTGTTATATACAGAAGGCAACATTGAACGGCAAAGAACATAACCAGTTTTACTTTTCCCATAGTGATTTTAGTAAGGGCGGATTGCTCGAACTATGGCTGGGTGCTCAGCCAAATGCATCATGGGGTAATTCTTTGCCTTTATCCACCCAGGGCCGCAACAGTAAATAAAAAGCCAATAAATATAAAAAATGAAAAAGCGTGTATTTCTTCTCCTGTTCCTGTTTACTGCATTATTCGCTGGTGCGCAGAAAGCGCAGGACAACGGGGAGCTTGCTGAAAAAGTAAAGAACAATGAATACTTCTCGTATGTGAAAGCCAAAGCACTGGAAGTAATGAAGAAGGGCTTTAATGCCGGTGATGGTTACCGGGAAGTGTGGATTCGTGATTACAATACTTTTATTGAATTGGCAGCGCAGGTGTATTCAAAAGAAGAGCTGAAAGAGAACCTGCTGGTATTTTTCAGGATGCAGGGGGATGACGGGAATATTATTGATGGCTTCACACCCGCAGAAAAAATCGGGAAGGGCGAAACAGATTTTTCTTATTCAAAACTGGAACCGCGCTATGCTGGCCATAAGAACACGGTTGAAACTGACCAGGAGACTTCGCTTGTCCAGTCAGTGTATAAATACATCCGCCTTACGGGTGACAAATCGATCTTAAATGAAAAGGTGGGCGATAAGACGGTTAGCCAAAGGCTCGACTGGGCGATGGACTTTTTAATGAAGCACCGTTTTAACAAGCAGTACGGCCTGATCATTGGGGCTACTACAGCAGATTGGGGTGACGTACAGCCTGAGCATGGCTGGGGAGTGGATCTTGATAAAAATACACATCCTGCTATCGACATTTATGACAATGCCATGCTGATCGTAGCGCTGGACAACCTGATGGAAATCGATCCTTCAGCAAAGCCGAAATGGTCCAAGGTGAAAACCGATCTATCCAAAAACTGCATGAAGCATTTGTGGGATAAGAAGCAACAAAAATTTATTCCGCATATCTACCTGGCCGGATCACCTTTCCCCGCTGACTTTAATGAGAAAGAGATTTATTATTTTGGCGGAACTACTGTTGCTATCGAAGCAGGCTTGCTGAGCCCGGCTGAAGTGAAAGCTTCCCTCGAAGAGATGAAGAAAAGGGTGAAGCAGGCTGGTGCCCCTTCAATTGGATTAACGATTTACCCGCCATACCCCGATGGCTATTTTGCCAACAAGATCATGAACCCGGTGTACAGTTACCAGAACGGGGGCGACTGGACATGGTTTGGTGCCCGGATGATCCAGCAGTTGATCAGGTACGGTTTGGCTGCAGATGCTTACGAGCAGATACAGCCGATGGTTAAGCGCGTTAAGGATAATAATGGCTTTTTTGAATGGTACTCAGTGGATAACAAACCGCGGGGTTCAGGTACCTTCAAAGGTGAAGCTGGCGTGTTATTCACGGCCATCATGATGCTGGAAAATTTGAAATAATATTGCGCAAAGCCTGGTAAATATTCGGATATGAAAAAGTTCATGCTACCTGTTCTATGTTTGTTTTTCCTGGATGGTTATGCACAGCATTCCATTTGGAAAATTGGCAGTGCCGACAAATCCTCCCGGGAATTTGCACTGGCCCCCGATAAATTCAGGAAATTCCTGGAACATGATTTTGGGTATGAAGACAAATATTTCCTGGTTGGCTATTCCAGCGAAAAGAACGACTTTCCTTATGTACTTCCCGGCCCGGCAGATACATGGGGCGGTACATGGCCCACTTCAGGATGGCGGACGAACCAGGTAAACATCTTATTTGGCGTGCAGGACCAGGTGGCAAAAGGGGAATATAAACTGGTCATAAGGCTTGCAGATTTCGCGAAAAAATTCCTGCCACTTATCAAAATAAGTATCAACCAGTATGATAAAGTCATCCAGCTTGCAGCGCCTGGCTATGATGTAAAAAAACAGCCGTCCCCAAAACTGAATGAACCGTTTATCGATACAGCCGCTATTACCGGGAATTATTCTTCAGCAACCCCGGCGTCATTTGAAATTCCACTCAGTGCAGCGGATATAAAGAAGGGTGGAAATAATATTTCGATTACAGTATTACAGGGATCCTGGATCATGTTTGACCAGGTGGAACTGGTTGGTCCGGATTGTGCATTGTCAAAACCGGCGAAAGCTTTTGTTCGCAAGGTGGAACCTGCCGGCTATATGCTGGAATCAAATGGAAAATCCATTCAGCCGCTCCTGGTAAATGTTGAACAGCTTACCGGGCAATCCAGCCTGAGTGTTGAATTGGACGGTAAGCCCGTATTTAACGAAATGCTTGAACAGGGTAATTATGAATTTGAAGTGCCTATGCCGGCCGTTTCTTCACCAACAACTAGCAGGTATAGGGTGCTTGCCGATCGCACCGTAATTGAATCAGGCACGGTAAAGCGTACAAAGCAAAAGAAACAGACGCCCGCTGATTATGTGGATACGCGTATGGGCACCGGACACTCGCGCTGGATGATTGCTCCCGGCCCATGGATGCCTTTCAGCATGGTTAAGCTTAGTCCCGATAACCAAAATTCTGGCTGGCAGGCGGGGTATGAACCTGCTTATGAAACAGTCGGCACCTTCAGCCATATTCATGAATGGACATTGGGTGGATTAGGCACTTTTCCTACAAACGGGCGATTGAAGACCAGGATTGGCGATCAGTTAAAACCCGGATCGGGCTACAGGTCGGCAATAGATAAAAGGACAGAAGAAGCACCAATTGGATACTATAAGGTGCTCTTAAAAGATTATAACATCAAAGCGGAACTTACTGCCACTACCCATTGTGGTTTTCAAAAATATACCTTTCCAAAAAATGGCGACAGTTCCCGGATCCTTGTCGACCTGCATGTTCCATCTGAATATGATTACATGCTGAAAGAAGTTTCAGTCCGGCAGGTCGGCAAATACAGGATAGAGGGATTTTCCCACCAGTTCTGTCCAAGGGTTTGGAGCAATGACGCCGACCAGGATTATACGATCCATTTTATCATTGAATTCGACCAACCCATTAAACGGATGGGAACATGGCGGAATGATGATATCAGGTATGAGCAAACCATTGCGGCGAAAGATATTAAGGATGCCGGATTGTTCCTGGAGTTTGATACGAAGGCTAATCCTGTTGTCCAGGCTCGTTCCGGGATTTCTTTGGTTAGTCTTGATAATGCCCGCGAGAACCTGGAGACCGAGGTGATCCGGCCTTTCGGGTGGAATTTTGATGCAGTCAGGAATAACCAGGTGAAGGTTTGGAACGAATTATTCGATCGTGTGAAAGTTACCACGACAAACAGGCTGGATAAGATCCGCTTCTATAATTCGATGTATCGTTCGGTTTGCAGCAGGAACACCTGGAGCGATGTTAATGGAGAATGGAAGGGAACGGATGGCGCTATCCATAAGCTGAAAGGAAAAGATGAAGCTGCATTGGGCTGTGATGCCTTCTGGAACACGTTTTGGAACCTGAACCAATTCTGGAACCTGGTCACCCCGGAATGGAGCAGCAAATGGGTAAAATCCCAGCTGGCGATGTATGATGCTTATGGCTGGCTGGCCAAAGGGCCCGCCGGTATGAACTATGTCCCGGTTATGGTTGCTGAGCACGAAATTCCCATGATGGTGAGTGCCTACCAGATGGGAATCAGGGATTTCGATGCGGCAAAAGTGTTGGGCGCCTCAGTTAAGATGCAAACCACCCCGGCGCAAAAAGTTTTTTCCGGATTTGCCGGCAACAGGGACCTTACAGAATATTTGAAACATAAGTATGTTCCTTCTGACAAGGGACGATTCTCTAACACCATGGAGTATTCGTATGACGACTGGTGCGTGGGTCAGCTGGCAAAATCCCTGGGCGATACAGCGGTGTATAATACCTATAACGACAGGGGGTATTGGTGGAAGAATGCGATTGATAAGAATGGCTATTGCCATATGAAGAAGAGCAATGGTGAATGGACAGAAAATTTCGATCCTTTCCGCAGCGGGGCCAATGAAGAGTATGTTGAAGGTAACGCATGGCAACTCACCTTTTTTGTGCCGCAGGATGTTCCCGAATTGGAAAAGATCATTGGCAAGGAAGAGTTTACCAAAAGGCTTGACTGGGGTTTCAGGCAGAGTGAACCCTGGAGATACAACGGTATGAATGACCAGTATTGGGATTACCCGGTTGTCCAGGGTAACCAGCAATCGATGCATTTTGCTTTTCTCTTTAACTGGGCCGGCAAGCCCTGGTTAACCCAGAAATGGAGCCGTTCCATTATTGATCGTTATTATGGCAACGGAATTTCGAATGCTTACCTGGGTGACGAAGACCAGGGGCAGATGAGCGCATGGTTTGTGATGGCTTCTATTGGATTGTTCCAGACAGATGGCGGATGCAAGTCAACGCCCGTGTATGAAATAGGCAGCCCCCTCTACCAAAAGATTGAAATAGACCTGGGTAAAAAATACGGCCGTGGTGAGAAGTTCACCATATCTGCGCTTAATGCAAGCAGGCTGAATAAATACGTACAAAGTGCTACACTGAACGGGAAAAAGCTGGATTCCTTCTTTTTCCCGGCCAGTGAACTCCTCAGGGGCGGTGAATTGGTCCTCGAAATGGGCCCTTCACCTAATGATCAATGGGGGATCCGCTAAGGGGTTATTCCTGCTGTAAGAGTCTTTCTATGATCAGCTGGCCAACCTTTTTTCCCTGTTCCGCGCCGGCTTCAATTCCCGTGCGGTAATGAATCCCGCCATATACCCGGCTGATGGATGCTTCTGCTGCTGCTGCCTGGAAGGAACTAAATTTTCGCTCCATGCCGATATACCGGAGATCACTCGTATCCTGGAAGGAAAAATTATTGCCATACAATTGCGCCAGCACGGTGGCGGCAGAGGCGGTAATTGCACTGTGCCCGCTGGTATATTCCGGAAAGGGGGGTGTCTGTAAGAACGGGACGAAGTTTTTGTCGATATTTTCGTTAATATAAGTTACCGGTCGTATCACATTGCTCCTGTATTTTTCATCCCAGCAGGCAATAAATGCATCATACAAAGCGATTGCTGTCAATGCATAGCTTTTTGCTACCTGTACTGCATCAGCCTTTGATTGTTTTGCAGCAATGCCTGTGATGCCCATCCAATGACCTCCCGGGGTTATTTTTTTTGTACCGAACATCAGGTGGCCCGAGTGCTCAATTACAAATGGATTGTCATCCCAGTACCGTGCAATTGTCCTTTGCTCTTCGGTCATGGTTTTATGTATATCATATACCTCCCTTGCATTTTTATAAAAGGCGCTGGTGGTATCTGTACTGAACGCTGGCGGGCGGGGTGGCATGAATTGGGAAGCTGAATCCAGGACCATTGTTTTCATGGTGTTCCAGCACCACTCAACGCCATCGAGGTAATCGGGTGGCGTTGGCCTCCATTGGCCAGGTTGGGTGCTGCCCAGGTATTTTTGTTTTCCTCTCGACAGGATATATCCATCGTTATGCGCTCTTGCGAGGATGACGCGGGCAATGGTGTCGCCAAATGCTACGGATCGCGCATACGTGGAATCGTCTAATTTTTCCTTAAACAGGGTATACACATAGTCTTCATGGGCTTTCAGGGAATCAACTGCGAATACCTTAACGTTACGGGTAACCGTAAAGAATGCTTTTGTTGCTGCCAGTGTATAGTCATATGACTTGCCTTTCTCCGGTTCCGGTAGTTTTCCAAATCCATGCAGTTTTCCGGCAATGGATGGCGCTCCTGCTTTTTGGAACCGGATGGCCTCATAGGATGCTAATGAAGTGTATGCATATAGCCGCGCGGCCACAGGTGGCGTAAATACATCATAAATGATCACCTCGGTTAGCAGGAACTGGTTTTGGTGCAGGATCTCTGCATCAGGCACCACAATGGCAGGCTTCCTGTTATTACAGCTGATGAAGAGCTGGACTACACCGGCCAGCATAAAAGTTTTTATCAGTTGAACTGTCATCCCTAATTATTAAAAATTAATGTTCGTTTATTGCCCCTGCTGTCTGTTATTACAACTGATTGCACATTAGCACCAACGGTAAGGAATCTTGATGATTGGGACAGGAAGGATGACCCATGGTAGAATTCCTGCTTCTGTTTTTGGCCATTTTTAAATGAAATGTCCGCAGTTTGTTCCGACGGTTGCAGCTGGATGGGTTTGCCATCTTTCTTCAATTCGAATATCGCCAGGGGCCCGCGGTTTTGTGATGCCGCCAAAAGGTACTTGTCGTTTTGGCCCCTTAGCTTGATCAGGGCTTTCCCGTTTCCGGGTATGAATATGCCGCTTTTCAGGATTGGTTGGGGGATAAAGTTTCCTTTGCCATCACCTTGTAACAGCAGTCCGTTTAATGCATCATAACGGCCTACAGATACATCAGTTCCATAATCATTGGTGCTGATCACCACATCCAGATTACCATCCCCGTCAAAGTCATCGGCTACCATTCCATTCAGTACAGAGAGCTGCGCCTTGAAGGGTAAATGGACCAGGGTAAATTTTCCATTGCCATCATTCCTGCAAAACGAAGAGTTGAATTCAGTTGCTTTCAGATGGAGTACACCATTCCATTGCTCAGGGGTAAACAATTGTTCAATTGTAGCCGTCGCATATGAGGTATAGTTCGGGAATTTTGATCGCATACCGATGATCTGCTTGATGATATCATCTCTTCCGGCTACAGGGTATTGTTTCCTGGTAGAGTCTTCCTGGCTGGTCCTGAGGTATAGTGCCGGGATGGCATCGTAGCTTCCGTTGTTGTCAAAATCTTTGGCGAATATGGCGGCTGGATATTGTGGCGATGCTTTGTAGAAGGAATTTTGTCCAAGGTTGCCGGCGATAAAATCTATATCACCATCATTATCAAAATCACCGGTGACCAGGCTGTTCCACCAGCCGGTTTGATCGGCCAGCCCGGTTTTGTTGGTCACATTATTGAATTTGCCATGGTCGTTTTTTAAAAAGGTAAGCGGCATCCACTCCCCGGCAAGCACCAGGTCGGGCCAGCCGTCATTGTCAAAGTCTGTGCAAACTGCATCACATACCAATCCGATCTTGTCCAGGTCTTTTGCTACCGCTGCTGTCACATCAGTGAATTTTATCTGCCCATCCCGGGTATCATTCCTGTAAATAAAACTGGATACCGGCTTTGGATAGTTCCAGGGATCAACCCGGCCAGCGATAAACAGGTCCAGGTCTCCATCCTTATCAAAATCCACCGCCCTTGCACAAGACTTGCTCGCATGATTCATGGGTAGCGCTAAGGAGTCCGATTTGAAGTTCCCATGGCCATCATTTACAAATAACTGGTCCTGGTAGGCTATTGAATTGGATTTGCTTTCATAGCCGCCATGTGCCAGGAAAAGATCCAGGTCTTCATCACCATCTGCATCGAATAAGATCGTTCCCATTTCCTGGAATTGTATATTGGCTTTTTCGATTGGCTGCGTAACCGGTTTTTGCAGGAATGTTCCATTTGGCTGCTGTAGCATGGCTACAGCACCTGATGTTGAGTTGCCGCCAACAATAATATCATCCAACCCGTCGCCGTTTACATCTCCTGCCGCAAGGGAAGGACCATATTCTGACAGCTTGTGCGGCAATAATTTTTGTATGTTGAAATCAATATAATCTGTTTGGGAATGACGGTATTGAACGCCAAGGGTACGGGTGACTTCCCTGAACAGGTTTTGTTGCGCCAGGGCGGGGCCGGACCAGTCGTAACGATCCTTCGCATTCCTGATATCGACCTGGATGGTTTGGTCTGGTGCCGGGTGCTCTAAAACTTGTTTCCTGCCATCTGCCCAGGTGACCACCAGGGAATCGATTGTAGTACTGGTTCCCAGGCCGAAGTGGGGGTTTAGCTGGATGCTGCCCAGGTATCCGCGGTATGGGGTCTGTTCATAGGACTGGTGTTGGTTCTCATAATACAGTTCTACCCAGCTGCCCAGCCCATTCCTGTTTAATGAATCGCCTGAAAGTTGTACCGACAGGTAATGCAACTTTTCCGGACCTGCATTCATCAGGGTGTTTTCATAGACACTTGCTTCGTCGTTGATGTTATTGATTATGATGTCCAGGTCACCATCATTATCCAGGTCAGCATATGCACCGCCATTTGAAAAACTTGGCTGGTCAAAGCCCCAGTCAGCAGATACGTTGACAAAATTGCTGTTACCATTGTTGCGGAAGGCGTAATTGTGCAGTTTGACTTCGGGTATTTGTGCCAGCGTATTTTCCTGTGGTGTAATTGGGGCCGGTTCGTTACGGTAAGCCAGGAAATCACGGTCTGTTACGTCCCGGGGGAAGCCATTGGTCACCACCATATCACGCATCCCGTCATTATCATAATCTGCAACCAGGGGGCACCAGCTCCAGTCGGTTTCTGCTATTCCGGAGAAATAACCTGTTTCGCTGAATATCGGATCACCGATCGTATCGTTTTCTTTAAGCCTTGGCCCTTCATTGACCTGGATCGAATTCCTGACATACTGGTATTGGTACTTAAAGTAGTCATTGAGCTGAAAGGTCTGGTAGCTGTTTGCACCCAGCATTTTTTTCTTCCGGAAGTTGTCCTCCGGGTTCATGTCCAGTTCTACTATATCAGGAAGGCCATCGTTATTGATATCAATGACGTCCTGTCCCATTCCGTTAGCAGAGGTATGCTTGAGATAGGTTTCCGCCTTGTCTGTAAATGTTCCGTTGTGGTTGTTGATATACAGGATGTCTGTGGCAATGAAATCATTCGTTACAAAGATGTCTTTCCATCCATCCTTATTGAGGTCTGCAATGGTTGCACCGTGTCCATAACCTTCAATGGTAACCCCGGCTTCCTTGGTTACATCTGTAAATACCGGGTGTTTCAGGGTGCTGTTCATATCGTTCCGGTAAAGCCGGCCCGTACTGGGGAAACTGCCGTCCATTATCCTGGGTTTGAAGGTAGACGGATTTACATCGGGCAGGATTTCATTGACCACAATGTATACGTCCAGGTCACCATCATTATCATAGTCAAAGAAATTGGCCATGGTGGAATGCGTAGTATCATCCAATTGGTAAGCCGCGGCTTCATCCTTAAAAACCGGTACGCCATCTTTATCCGGGCCCTGGTTAATGTACAGCAGGTTTTTCCGTTTTTGCGGATCCTTATTCATAGAAACGCTTACATACAGGTCCATCCGGCCATCGTTATTTATATCCACGGTGGAAACACCTTTACACCACCTGCCGTTTCCGCTTACGCCCGCTTTATCGGTTATTTCTTCAAACTGCAGTTTCCCTTTGTTCAGGTACAACCTGGAGGATACCATATTTCCTGCCAGGTACACGTCCTGTAAGCCATCGTTGTTAAAATCGCCAATTCCCACACCACCACCATTATAGATATTGGTTACGTCAATAGGATTCAGCGAATCGCTTTCAACAATTTTGTTGTTAAAACGGATACCCGAATGATCCGGGCTTACAGGATGAAACAGGTGATTGTTTTGCCTGCACGAGGTAACCAGCAGCCCGTTGATAAGAATGAAAGTAACGATGCGGGCTAATTTCACCCGGGTTTTATTAATACACATAGGCAATTCCTGGCAATGTTAAGGGTTTCTAAAAAAAATTTGGATGGAATTAAAATTCGGATATATTTGTATGTATAGACATACAGACATATATTTTAACAAAAATAAGCAAAAAAGGCAGGGAAAGTGCAGTTCGGCCAGTGGTGAAAACCAGGATCTGCCAGGCCGGAATTTCAATGTTTTGACACCAACAATTCCAGATGAAGTGCAATTAGCGTTTGCCGGAGGATGATATACTGATTGCCATTCTTTTTTATTTCTTGATCATACATAAAACAATAAACCACTGTTATGAGACCAAAACGATTGCATGGTGTTTGTTCCAAGGCCAAATGCGTACTTTGCTTAATTGCTTTGCAAAGTGTTATGAGCACCGCTCTGTGGGCAAATGCCGATAATTCACCGGGCGGCGTAAATAGATTTACGGACCGCGAACGGTCAAACAAATTTGTCGAAAAAGTTATAAATGGTCGTATTACCGGGAGTAATGGCGAGCCATTGGCTGGCGTCAGCATCACAGAAAAAGGAACCAAAAACACGGTTGTTTCTGATGATGAAGGTAAATACACCATTACCGTAAAAGATGCAAACAGTAGCCTCCTTTTTACTTATGTTGGTTTCCTGGATATGGAAGTTAAGGCCGGATCAGTGGGCAATGAGGTGAAAATGGAGAAGCTTTCCAGTAACATGGAAGAAGTTGTGGTGGTAGGTTATGGCTCCCAGAAGAAAAAGGAACTGACCAACGCCGTTGTGCAGGTTTCCGGGAATGAAGTTAAAAAATCTGCTTCTGTTTCCTTGTCCAACTCCTTAACCGGCCGGCTGGCTGGTTTATTTGTCAACCAACGCAGTGCGATACCAGGTGCTGATGATGCCCAGATCCTCGTAAGGGGTTCGAATACCTTCCGGAACAGTTCAGCATTGATTGTAATTGACGGTATCGCGAATGCAGATCCGGATGGTTTAAACAGGCTGGATCCCAATGATATTGAATCCATTTCTGTACTTAAGGATGCCTCCGCTGCAGTGTATGGAGCACAATCTGCAGGTGGTGTTATCCTCGTAACCACAAAAAGGGGAAAGAGCGGTAAAGCTTCATTTGACTTTTCCTCCCAATTTTCTAATTCATCTCCAACAATGAAGGTGAAATCTGCTGATGTGTTTGAGTATATGAATGTACTCAATGAAAGAAGGGCCCTGGAGGGAACCCCACCCGATTTTCCGGATGAGCTGATTGAATCATTTAAAAATGGCACAAGAAGGGCGGAAGATTGGTATGCAGCCCTTGTTGATCCACCTGCAAAACAAAACAGGCAGTCACTTACGATGCGGGGTGGCACGGATAAAGTAAGGTACTTTACTTCTCTCGGAACCGCTTTCCAGGGTGGAATTTTGCGTGCCGATGATATTACTAAACTCAAGCAGTATAACGTGAGGAGTAATATTGATGTTGCCGTTACGCAAAATTTTGAAGTAGGATTGGATCTTTCCTACAGGGAGAAAAACACCACCTATCCCCAGGGTGGCTCAAACCAGATCGGTGGTTTTGCCAATACAAGCCCCTTGCAGGAAGCATACATTGACGGGGATTATCGTTATCCCGGCGAAGGATGGTCGCAATTGAATCCGGCCGCCAGGCTGCTAAGCCCGGGCTACCAGATTTTAAAAGCAAATGTTGGCATGGGTACGATCAGGTTCAAATACAATATCCCCTGGGTTAAAGGCCTGGTATTGGATGGATTTGGCTCAGTTGTGAAGACCGGGAACTATAATAAAGTCTTTAACTATACCTGGTTTTATTATGAAAAAAATGACGATGGGGAAATTATTAAGCGCCCGTCAAGATCCGTTGAGGACATTGGTCTTAGGGAAGATTTTATCCAAAGCCAGCGGCTTACGGGTAATATCAAGCTTGCCTATAGCACATCTATCAAGGAACATAGGATAAATGCAT comes from Flavihumibacter fluvii and encodes:
- a CDS encoding GH92 family glycosyl hydrolase — protein: MKTCVALLLLFCTGLCYGGPGSIAGTAKVTASSEAAGKGSAANVIDGIIRTDGMGEWVSASSVTFWGYINYPWIQLDWEKPQAINKIILYDRVTEAAHNAGGNLVFSNGTRIPVVEIPNNGAPKVVTFPEQIVSWVRFETTDANGPEIGLSEIEIFPSPAQVTDPVSWVDPYIESARGRYFFFVTGSQPFGMISAAPLTRNKNQYGGGYNYNSTEVLGFPQVHCWMLSGITLMPTTGALDPNKGEQSWKSGFSHSGEIVQPGYHRLYLDKYDTWVEQTAGDRVSFYRFTYTKEALANILVNLGGYVSTATMTDAKVEKISNTAIEGSVNTTGRLWGGPENVRIYFAISFDKPFEHLNGWDGKQELKDVKTVTGSPEKTAKNSGSMSYYDAPTTGVSAQYHVKAGEAIQMKVAVSYTSVENARRNLDSESRHWNFDQLRSKSQDEWNEMLGRIAVKGGTANQKTKLYTDLWHVLLGRHKLDDVSGDYPDNTEGERHGSFTANKFKIRTLPKDNNGKPVFHMYNSDAFWLTQWNLNILWGLAWPEVLDDFAASLVQYAENGKLLPRGPCGGGYSYIMTGCPATNLITSAFQKNILTKKPATKAYEVMKFNHAPGGMIGDKQEIEFYIRNGYYPSNAGITLEIAFQDWALAQMAKKMGLKKDAAYFTHRSEGWTSLFDPGQKLILPKTKEGTWLHQDPLNGHGWVEANAWQATWSVSQGITKLADLMGGKDTLCKMLNYAFEQARDQDFVFGYGAGYVSYANQPGCSNAHVFNYAGRPDLTQYWVRRVSEQAYGAVTPDKGYGGHDEDQGQMGGVSALTAIGLFSLTGTSSIDPVYDITSPVFDEVVIRLNNNYYPGIEFVIKTYNNSRENCYIQKATLNGKEHNQFYFSHSDFSKGGLLELWLGAQPNASWGNSLPLSTQGRNSK
- a CDS encoding GH36-type glycosyl hydrolase domain-containing protein translates to MKKRVFLLLFLFTALFAGAQKAQDNGELAEKVKNNEYFSYVKAKALEVMKKGFNAGDGYREVWIRDYNTFIELAAQVYSKEELKENLLVFFRMQGDDGNIIDGFTPAEKIGKGETDFSYSKLEPRYAGHKNTVETDQETSLVQSVYKYIRLTGDKSILNEKVGDKTVSQRLDWAMDFLMKHRFNKQYGLIIGATTADWGDVQPEHGWGVDLDKNTHPAIDIYDNAMLIVALDNLMEIDPSAKPKWSKVKTDLSKNCMKHLWDKKQQKFIPHIYLAGSPFPADFNEKEIYYFGGTTVAIEAGLLSPAEVKASLEEMKKRVKQAGAPSIGLTIYPPYPDGYFANKIMNPVYSYQNGGDWTWFGARMIQQLIRYGLAADAYEQIQPMVKRVKDNNGFFEWYSVDNKPRGSGTFKGEAGVLFTAIMMLENLK